Proteins co-encoded in one Chitinophagales bacterium genomic window:
- a CDS encoding GLPGLI family protein gives MNQIFKSLTILVCLVLGTRIQAQFIKNYTVTYEKKINMAKLSKWWRSDDKEGKFWKDNFTLKTNSQFSSYERVEKDITEESNWVWGHVSYSQTFIDIAGGNQISQKEVSEKTFLVLDSIPKLQWHMHDEVRTIAGYPCRKAMAKFRDSVIIVAYFTEQLYAPIGPESVTGLPGTILGMVIPMFETTWLATSVVSHETNPLTSIPQPKKGEKTDLKKLEGVLKSTYKDYDNAYKLVLRILL, from the coding sequence ATGAATCAGATTTTTAAATCTTTGACCATCTTGGTCTGCCTCGTATTGGGTACGCGCATTCAAGCTCAGTTTATCAAAAACTATACCGTAACCTATGAGAAAAAAATCAATATGGCCAAGCTTTCGAAATGGTGGCGCAGTGATGATAAAGAGGGGAAATTCTGGAAAGATAATTTTACCTTAAAAACTAATTCTCAGTTTTCCAGCTATGAGCGCGTAGAAAAAGATATCACCGAAGAATCTAACTGGGTATGGGGACATGTATCCTATAGCCAAACGTTTATAGATATCGCTGGCGGTAATCAAATAAGTCAAAAAGAAGTGAGTGAAAAGACTTTTCTCGTTCTAGATTCTATTCCAAAACTTCAATGGCACATGCATGATGAGGTTCGCACTATAGCAGGCTATCCATGTAGAAAGGCTATGGCTAAATTTCGTGATAGTGTCATTATTGTAGCTTATTTTACCGAACAGCTCTATGCACCTATAGGCCCAGAATCCGTCACAGGACTTCCAGGTACCATACTAGGTATGGTCATACCTATGTTTGAAACCACCTGGCTCGCTACTTCAGTAGTATCGCATGAAACCAATCCGCTAACCAGCATCCCCCAGCCTAAAAAAGGCGAGAAAACTGATCTTAAAAAACTAGAAGGCGTTTTGAAATCTACCTATAAGGACTATGACAATGCTTATAAATTAGTGCTGAGGATATTGTTGTAA